A window from Cryptosporangium phraense encodes these proteins:
- a CDS encoding single-stranded DNA-binding protein, with amino-acid sequence MAGETVITLVGNLVDDPELRFTPSGAAVAKFRLASTPRTYDRQSGEWKDGESLFLTCNVWRQAAENVAESLQRGMRVIVQGRLRQRSYETREGEKRTVFEVEVDEVGPSLKSATARVNKTTRGSGGGNGGSGGGYGSSGGGGGNSGGGAPADDPWAVATPAGGGSFSDEPPF; translated from the coding sequence CGGCAACCTGGTTGACGACCCTGAGCTGCGCTTCACCCCCAGTGGCGCGGCTGTGGCGAAGTTCCGGCTCGCGTCGACGCCGCGTACCTACGACCGGCAGAGCGGGGAGTGGAAGGACGGCGAGAGCCTCTTCCTCACCTGCAACGTCTGGCGTCAGGCGGCCGAGAACGTGGCCGAGTCGCTGCAGCGCGGCATGCGAGTCATCGTGCAGGGCCGGCTCCGGCAGCGGTCGTACGAGACGCGCGAGGGTGAGAAGCGCACCGTATTCGAGGTCGAGGTCGACGAGGTCGGCCCGTCGCTGAAGAGCGCGACCGCACGGGTCAACAAGACGACCCGCGGGAGCGGCGGCGGCAACGGCGGCTCCGGCGGCGGCTACGGCTCGTCCGGCGGTGGCGGCGGCAACTCCGGTGGTGGGGCGCCGGCTGACGACCCCTGGGCCGTCGCGACGCCGGCCGGCGGTGGCTCGTTCAGTGACGAGCCCCCGTTCTGA